Genomic segment of Roseofilum casamattae BLCC-M143:
AGTTTAGTATTCTTCCATACCCGTTGACATCTGCATGTCAGTAGACTCGGGATCGGTTTTATGCACGGACCCCACAGATTTCGATAAACTAAGCAAGGCGATCGCGATCGGGAAACTGTTACGGACAGAGCCGAGATTAGAGCAATAGGGGGCATTATCGCCGACGACAACCAATGCATAACACAAATGGAAATCTTGGCGAAACAGCAATACAAGCAAGGAATTCGATGGCTGGTCGGCTCGGGAGCGATCGCAACCCTCAGCGTTCTCAGTGTTTTTAGTTATAGTTGGCTATCGCAACGCACAGCACCACCGGTTGAAGTCACCACTATCTCCATTCAACGGGATTCAATCGAAAACCCAATTAATGCCAGCGGAACCGTCAAATTGGGCGGGCAACAAACCCTCACAGCTCCATCAGAGAGTACCATAGAACAGGTATTGGTCGGAGTCGGTCAATCCGTGCGAGCTGGAGAACAAGCCATCATTCTCCGGGATTCCGAACGAGAAACCAGCTTGCAGCAGAAACAGACCGAGATTGAAGAAATTACGATCGCATTAGAGCGCAACCGGCAACAAATTCAAGAGGCCGAGCAGACCTTGGAAAATGCTCGGCAAACCGCACAGATCCAAGAATTAATTTTTGCCGAAGAACGGTTAAATCTGGAGCGCGATCGCCAAAAAGTAGCGGAAGCGGAAGCCGACCTGCAAGATAGTGAAGAGGAATTAGTCAATCTGCAAGCGTTAGCCGACAAAGGATATATTTCTGGCGATCGACTCAGACAGCAACGGAAAACCGTCCGAGATGCAGAAATAATCGTGCGCGATCGCCAATTAATTGTAGAGACCAAAACCTTAAGCTTACAACGAAACATTCTCGAGCAATCGAACCAACTGCGAACCGAGATTGCAACCGCTCAAGCTCAACTGCAAGATGCCCAACTCGAGAAAGAGCGCCTCGAATTGCAGTTGGAGCGCCAACAACTCGAATTACAAACCATCGAACTGAAATTGCAAGAAACCCTGATTACAGCACCCATTGATGGCATTATTCTCGCACTTCAGGTCAAAAATGGGGATGGGGTTGCTCTCGGTAGCGATTTATTCACCCTCGGCGATCCCACCCAAGAGCGAGTCAGCTTAAGTTTATCCACCCTGGATGCGGCGAAAGTGCGCATCGGTCAACCCGCAAGAATTACAATTATCGGGCCCGACTCTCCCACCTATGACGGACAGGTCATCGCCTTATCCCCGCAAGCAAGCTCTCCCGAGGAAGAGCAACGGGGAGGTCAGGCCAGTGTTTCGGCAACCGTAGCTCTCAATGAGCCAACGGGCACTCTCATTCCTGGTTCTCAGGTTAATGTCGAGATTATTCTCGCCCAACAAACTGATGCGATCGTCGTGAATTTAGAAGCCCTACAGCGATCGCAAGGCATGGTATTTGTCTGGGTGAAAGATGCTCGGGGTTTAGCACAAAAACGAGAGGTTATCTTAGGGTTAGAAGGCTTGGCAAGTGTGGAAGTGGTTTCCGGACTAGATGTTGGCGATGAGGTTATTCTTCCCTCTGTCGATCTAGACCTTAAACCAGGTATGGCAGTTACATCAACGAAACGCAAATAGTTTAATCATGAAAGAGAATTCGTTTATCCTAAAGGCTATACTCGGGATGCATCTAGGGACATCATTAGTGTAATGAGGCAGTCCACAGTGAGCGCAAATACTGGTCCTTATCTTGTCCTTGATACTAATTCGGGAAGTCGTCGTCTGTCCTTAGGGGACAATCAATGTTGGACAATTGGGCGCACCCAAGACAATACGATGGTTTTGTCCGATCCATGGATATCTCGCAATCATGCCATGTTGCAATACACAGAAGTTGGTATCATCTATCTCATTGATTTGGGCAGTCGTAATGGTACCTTTGTCAATGGGCGTCGGGTGAATGTACCGATCGCGCTACAGCATGGCGATCGTCTCATGTTCGGGCAAACCGAAGCCGAGTTTTACGATCCAGGCCGTACCCAAGACGTTACCGTTGCTCTGGAAGACCCAGATATTTCTCACGTTACGGCAGCATTGCACGTGCGTCGTTTAATTTCAGTGATGGTTGTCGATATTCGCAATTTTACCGGACTGACTCAGCAGATGGATGACATTACCCTATCGACGATGATGGGTAATTGGTTTCGCAATGTAGGCAAGATCTTGCGAGAATACGATAGCTGGGTAGATAAATATATCGGTGATGCCGTCATGGCCGTTTGGTTTCACGGCACCGAAGGCGTCAATTCCCAGGAAGTGATGCAAATTCTCTACGCTCTCGATCGGTTGCGCCAAATGACCGACGAATTAGCCGGACGCACCTCGCTCCCCTTTCCCATGCGCATCGGAGCTGGGGTGAATACGGGATATGCTATGGTCGGTAACACTGGAAGTGGCGATCGCCCGGACTATACAGCTCTGGGAGATACGGTGAATGCCGCATTTCGCCTCGAATCTTGTACCAAAGAAATTGGCAAAGACATTGCTCTGGGCAAAACCACTTATCAATACTTATTTAGTACGGGAGAACATCCGACATTGTTTGAACCCCATACGGTACGGCTGAAAGGATACGAACATCCAGCCCTCACCTATGGGTGTTCGTTTCAGGAATTAGAAGCATTTTTATTGAAATCTCCCAAATTTTAAGCAGAATGATACATTAATGGGCCAAATCAGTCCCATAATAGGATTGATATCTGTGTCATGGTTTAGTCATAACCAATTAACAAAGGGAGGAATAATACCTATGAAACGATTGCTGTGCTTGTTGTCTGCGTTCGTCGCGTCGGTTGTTATGTTGATGAGCTTGCATACAGCACCGGCAACAGCCGGTTCCTGGAGCGGTTGGAGCGTGCACTCTCCCATTTTAGCGGAGGCAGCT
This window contains:
- a CDS encoding adenylate/guanylate cyclase domain-containing protein; translation: MRQSTVSANTGPYLVLDTNSGSRRLSLGDNQCWTIGRTQDNTMVLSDPWISRNHAMLQYTEVGIIYLIDLGSRNGTFVNGRRVNVPIALQHGDRLMFGQTEAEFYDPGRTQDVTVALEDPDISHVTAALHVRRLISVMVVDIRNFTGLTQQMDDITLSTMMGNWFRNVGKILREYDSWVDKYIGDAVMAVWFHGTEGVNSQEVMQILYALDRLRQMTDELAGRTSLPFPMRIGAGVNTGYAMVGNTGSGDRPDYTALGDTVNAAFRLESCTKEIGKDIALGKTTYQYLFSTGEHPTLFEPHTVRLKGYEHPALTYGCSFQELEAFLLKSPKF
- a CDS encoding efflux RND transporter periplasmic adaptor subunit; translated protein: MEILAKQQYKQGIRWLVGSGAIATLSVLSVFSYSWLSQRTAPPVEVTTISIQRDSIENPINASGTVKLGGQQTLTAPSESTIEQVLVGVGQSVRAGEQAIILRDSERETSLQQKQTEIEEITIALERNRQQIQEAEQTLENARQTAQIQELIFAEERLNLERDRQKVAEAEADLQDSEEELVNLQALADKGYISGDRLRQQRKTVRDAEIIVRDRQLIVETKTLSLQRNILEQSNQLRTEIATAQAQLQDAQLEKERLELQLERQQLELQTIELKLQETLITAPIDGIILALQVKNGDGVALGSDLFTLGDPTQERVSLSLSTLDAAKVRIGQPARITIIGPDSPTYDGQVIALSPQASSPEEEQRGGQASVSATVALNEPTGTLIPGSQVNVEIILAQQTDAIVVNLEALQRSQGMVFVWVKDARGLAQKREVILGLEGLASVEVVSGLDVGDEVILPSVDLDLKPGMAVTSTKRK